GACCGCGACGTGAGGGTCGTGATGGAGGACGCGCTCGCGAAGCTCCGGCTCCGGTCGGCGGACCCGAAGGACCGCCTCGCGGCCGTGAAGCGGCTCGGCGCGTCGAGCTCGGAGGCGGCGGTGCCGCTGCTCAAGGCGCTCGTCGAGCAGGAGACGGATCCCGCGGTCAAGGCGGCGGCGCAGGCGGCGCTCCGCGACATCGACACGTTCGTCGTCCGCCGGAACATCGTCGGCTACCTGTTCAACGGCGTCAGCCTCGCCGCCGTGCTCCTCGTCATGAGCCTGGGCCTCGCCGTCACGTTCGGGCTCATGGGCATCATCAACATGGCGCACGGCGAGATGCTCATGATCGGCTCGTACACGGCGTTCGTCGTGCAGGAGGCGTTCCAGGCGCGCCTCGCCGCGTACCAGGACTACTACTTCTTCGTGGCGCTGCCGCTCGCGTTCCTGGCGGCCGGGCTCGTCGGGCTCGTCCTCGAGCTCGGCGTGATCCGCTTCCTCTACGGCCGGCCGCTCGAGACGCTCATCGTCACCTGGGGCGCCGGCATGATCCTCCAGCAGGGCGCGCGACTCTACTTCGGCGACCAGACGAGCGTGAACTCGCCGACGTGGTTCCGGGGCGGCCTGGAGCCGCTGACCGGCTTGATCTTCCCGTGGAGCCGGATCTTCATCGTCGGCCTGGCGGTCGCGGCGCTCGGCGCGCTCTGGTTCCTCCTGAACCGGACGTACGCCGGCATGAAGGTACGGGCGGTCATGCAGAACCGCGCGATGGCGGCGTGCCTCGGCGTCTCGACGCGGAAGGTCGACGCGGTCACCTTCGCGCTCGGTACGGCGCTCGCGGGCGTCGCGGGCTGCGCGCTCGCGCTGATCGGCACGGTGGACCCGGAGGTCGGCAAGACCTACATCGTGGACTCGTTCATGGTCGTAGTCCTCGGCGGCGTCGGCAAGCTCGTCGGGACCGTGGTGGCCGCCGTCTGCATCGGCCTCTCGAACAAGCTCATCGAGCCCGCGATCGGCGGCACCGCGGCGGCGATCTACGCGAAGGTCGCGGTGCTGGTCATCGTGATCTGGTTCCTCCAGTGGCGGCCGACCGGCCTCTTCGCCCAGCGCGGCCGCGCGGCCGCCGAGACGGCGTGAGCGCGGCCCTGACG
This window of the Candidatus Methylomirabilota bacterium genome carries:
- the urtB gene encoding urea ABC transporter permease subunit UrtB, whose protein sequence is MAVGQVVARALVAALAATWVITGLGGLAAAASGDLDLEAVARRLAAPATQKSALEELQDATDPGVERLLRALKDGALYTFKGRLVLLGDDGGLTDVAGHPVVDAQGQPVQLESGQEAVALDESLFGVVQRILERFEVFSDDKAKRQSAAFKLGTSGDPSALGVLAKALEREADRDVRVVMEDALAKLRLRSADPKDRLAAVKRLGASSSEAAVPLLKALVEQETDPAVKAAAQAALRDIDTFVVRRNIVGYLFNGVSLAAVLLVMSLGLAVTFGLMGIINMAHGEMLMIGSYTAFVVQEAFQARLAAYQDYYFFVALPLAFLAAGLVGLVLELGVIRFLYGRPLETLIVTWGAGMILQQGARLYFGDQTSVNSPTWFRGGLEPLTGLIFPWSRIFIVGLAVAALGALWFLLNRTYAGMKVRAVMQNRAMAACLGVSTRKVDAVTFALGTALAGVAGCALALIGTVDPEVGKTYIVDSFMVVVLGGVGKLVGTVVAAVCIGLSNKLIEPAIGGTAAAIYAKVAVLVIVIWFLQWRPTGLFAQRGRAAAETA